One region of Besnoitia besnoiti strain Bb-Ger1 chromosome Unknown contig00122, whole genome shotgun sequence genomic DNA includes:
- a CDS encoding uncharacterized protein (encoded by transcript BESB_022040), protein MIAVHHHPTGLLKTAKSVGFQYPTTLRLFHIGYVLGVIYGFLFSLILTARENYYSDASLISSIVLGVIISETGLFISFFWGVYTTSWTTGLDLEGLCLPDPSSLVLFMTIMLSALAEHS, encoded by the coding sequence atgattgcagtacaccaccaccccactggactgcttaagacagctaaaagtgttggatttcaatatcctactacattaagattattccacatcggttatgttctaggcgtaatatatggattcttgttctcactcatcttaacagcgagagaaaactactactcagatgctagtctaatcagtagcatcgtacttggagttatcatctctgagacaggattatttatcagctttttctggggagtatatactacgagttggactactggtttagatcttgaaggtctttgtttaccggatccaagttctcttgtgcttttcatgaccatcatgttaagtgcattagcagagcatagttaa